One stretch of Callospermophilus lateralis isolate mCalLat2 chromosome 11, mCalLat2.hap1, whole genome shotgun sequence DNA includes these proteins:
- the Gps1 gene encoding COP9 signalosome complex subunit 1 isoform X2, translating into MPLPVQVFNLQGAVEPMQIDVDPQEDPQNAPDVNYVVENPTLDLEQYAASYSGLMRIERLQFIADHCPPLRVEALKMALSFVQRTFNVDMYEEIHRKLSEATRSSLRELQNAPDAIPESGVEPPPLDTAWVEATRKKALLKLEKLDTDLKNYKGNSIKESIRRGHDDLGDHYLDCGDLSNALKCYSRARDYCTSAKHVINMCLNVIKVSVYLQNWSHVLSYVSKAESTPEIAERGERDSQTQGILTKLKCAAGLAELAARKYKQAAKCFLLASFDHCDFPELLSPSNVAIYGGLCALATFDRQELQRNVISSSSFKLFLELEPQVRDIIFKFYESKYASCLKMLDEMKDNLLLDMYLAPHVRTLYTQIRNRALIQYFSPYVSADMHKMAAAFNTTVAALEDELTQLILEGLINARIDSHSKILYARDVDQRSTTFEKSLLMGKEFQRRAKAMILRAAVLRNQIHVKSPPREGSQGELTPANSQSRMSTNM; encoded by the exons ATGCCGCTGCCGGTTCAGGTGTTTAACCTGCAG GGGGCTGTGGAGCCCATGCAGATTGATGTGGACCCCCAGGAGGATCCCCAGAATGCGCCTGATGTCAACTACGTGGTGGAGAACCCCACCCTG GATCTGGAGCAGTATGCAGCCAGCTACAGTGGGCTGATGCGCATTGAACGGCTGCAGTTCATTGCTGACCACTGCCCCCCACTGCGGGTGGAAGCCCTGAAGATGGCCCTTTCCTTCGTGCAGAGGACCTTCAATGTGGATATGTATGAGGAGATACATCGGAAGCTCTCGGAGGCCACCAG GTCCTCCCTCAGGGAGCTGCAGAATGCCCCCGATGCCATCCCTGAGAGTGGTGTGGAGCCCCCACCTCTGGACACAGCCTGGGTGGAGGCCACTCGGAAGAAGGCCTTGCTGAAGCTAGAGAAGTTGGACACAGACCTGAAGAACTACAAGGGCAACTCCATCAAGGAGAGCATCAG GCGCGGCCACGATGATCTGGGTGACCACTACCTTGACTGTGGGGACCTCAGCAATGCCCTCAAGTGTTACTCCCGCGCCCGAGACTACTGTACGAGTGCCAAGCATGTCATCAATATGTGCCTCAACGTCATCAAG GTCAGTGTCTACTTGCAGAATTGGTCTCATGTGCTGAGCTATGTCAGCAAGGCTGAGTCTACCCCAGAGATTGCTGAG CGTGGAGAGCGGGACAGCCAGACCCAAGGCATCCTCACCAAGCTCAAGTGTGCTGCAG GCTTGGCCGAGCTGGCTGCACGCAAATACAAGCAGGCTGCCAAGTGCTTCCTGTTGGCCTCATTCGATCACTGCGACTTCCCCGAG CTACTTTCCCCCAGCAATGTGGCCATCTATGGAGGTCTGTGCGCTTTGGCCACATTTGACCGGCAGGAACTGCAGCGCAATGTCATCTCCAGCAG CTCCTTCAAGTTATTCCTGGAGCTGGAGCCACAGGTCCGAGACATCATCTTTAAATTCTATGAGTCCAAATACGCTTCATGCCTGAAGATGCTGGATGAAATGAAG GACAACCTGCTTTTGGATATGTACCTCGCTCCCCACGTCAGAACTCTGTACACCCAGATCCGCAATCGTGCGCTCATCCAG TACTTCAGCCCTTATGTGTCAGCTGACATGCACAAGATGGCCGCAGCCTTCAACACCACAGTGGCAGCACTGGAGGATGAGCTCACACAGCTCATTCTGGAAGGACTCATTAACGCCCGCATCGACTCGCATAGCAAG ATCCTGTATGCTCGGGATGTGGATCAGCGCAGTACCACCTTTGAGAAGTCTTTGCTGATGGGGAAGGAGTTCCAGCGACGCGCCAAGGCCATGATCCTGAGGGCAGCTGTGCTGCGCAACCAGATCCATGTCAAG TCCCCTCCCAGAGAAGGGAGCCAGGGGGAGCTGACTCCGGCCAACAGCCAGTCCCGGATGAGCACCAACATGTGA
- the Gps1 gene encoding COP9 signalosome complex subunit 1 isoform X1 — translation MPLPVQVFNLQGAVEPMQIDVDPQEDPQNAPDVNYVVENPTLDLEQYAASYSGLMRIERLQFIADHCPPLRVEALKMALSFVQRTFNVDMYEEIHRKLSEATRSSLRELQNAPDAIPESGVEPPPLDTAWVEATRKKALLKLEKLDTDLKNYKGNSIKESIRRGHDDLGDHYLDCGDLSNALKCYSRARDYCTSAKHVINMCLNVIKVSVYLQNWSHVLSYVSKAESTPEIAEQRGERDSQTQGILTKLKCAAGLAELAARKYKQAAKCFLLASFDHCDFPELLSPSNVAIYGGLCALATFDRQELQRNVISSSSFKLFLELEPQVRDIIFKFYESKYASCLKMLDEMKDNLLLDMYLAPHVRTLYTQIRNRALIQYFSPYVSADMHKMAAAFNTTVAALEDELTQLILEGLINARIDSHSKILYARDVDQRSTTFEKSLLMGKEFQRRAKAMILRAAVLRNQIHVKSPPREGSQGELTPANSQSRMSTNM, via the exons ATGCCGCTGCCGGTTCAGGTGTTTAACCTGCAG GGGGCTGTGGAGCCCATGCAGATTGATGTGGACCCCCAGGAGGATCCCCAGAATGCGCCTGATGTCAACTACGTGGTGGAGAACCCCACCCTG GATCTGGAGCAGTATGCAGCCAGCTACAGTGGGCTGATGCGCATTGAACGGCTGCAGTTCATTGCTGACCACTGCCCCCCACTGCGGGTGGAAGCCCTGAAGATGGCCCTTTCCTTCGTGCAGAGGACCTTCAATGTGGATATGTATGAGGAGATACATCGGAAGCTCTCGGAGGCCACCAG GTCCTCCCTCAGGGAGCTGCAGAATGCCCCCGATGCCATCCCTGAGAGTGGTGTGGAGCCCCCACCTCTGGACACAGCCTGGGTGGAGGCCACTCGGAAGAAGGCCTTGCTGAAGCTAGAGAAGTTGGACACAGACCTGAAGAACTACAAGGGCAACTCCATCAAGGAGAGCATCAG GCGCGGCCACGATGATCTGGGTGACCACTACCTTGACTGTGGGGACCTCAGCAATGCCCTCAAGTGTTACTCCCGCGCCCGAGACTACTGTACGAGTGCCAAGCATGTCATCAATATGTGCCTCAACGTCATCAAG GTCAGTGTCTACTTGCAGAATTGGTCTCATGTGCTGAGCTATGTCAGCAAGGCTGAGTCTACCCCAGAGATTGCTGAG CAGCGTGGAGAGCGGGACAGCCAGACCCAAGGCATCCTCACCAAGCTCAAGTGTGCTGCAG GCTTGGCCGAGCTGGCTGCACGCAAATACAAGCAGGCTGCCAAGTGCTTCCTGTTGGCCTCATTCGATCACTGCGACTTCCCCGAG CTACTTTCCCCCAGCAATGTGGCCATCTATGGAGGTCTGTGCGCTTTGGCCACATTTGACCGGCAGGAACTGCAGCGCAATGTCATCTCCAGCAG CTCCTTCAAGTTATTCCTGGAGCTGGAGCCACAGGTCCGAGACATCATCTTTAAATTCTATGAGTCCAAATACGCTTCATGCCTGAAGATGCTGGATGAAATGAAG GACAACCTGCTTTTGGATATGTACCTCGCTCCCCACGTCAGAACTCTGTACACCCAGATCCGCAATCGTGCGCTCATCCAG TACTTCAGCCCTTATGTGTCAGCTGACATGCACAAGATGGCCGCAGCCTTCAACACCACAGTGGCAGCACTGGAGGATGAGCTCACACAGCTCATTCTGGAAGGACTCATTAACGCCCGCATCGACTCGCATAGCAAG ATCCTGTATGCTCGGGATGTGGATCAGCGCAGTACCACCTTTGAGAAGTCTTTGCTGATGGGGAAGGAGTTCCAGCGACGCGCCAAGGCCATGATCCTGAGGGCAGCTGTGCTGCGCAACCAGATCCATGTCAAG TCCCCTCCCAGAGAAGGGAGCCAGGGGGAGCTGACTCCGGCCAACAGCCAGTCCCGGATGAGCACCAACATGTGA
- the Gps1 gene encoding COP9 signalosome complex subunit 1 isoform X7, with product MPGSPAPSSASSSASDLRPGTAGDCSLSVSLSACTLLSEGAVEPMQIDVDPQEDPQNAPDVNYVVENPTLDLEQYAASYSGLMRIERLQFIADHCPPLRVEALKMALSFVQRTFNVDMYEEIHRKLSEATRELQNAPDAIPESGVEPPPLDTAWVEATRKKALLKLEKLDTDLKNYKGNSIKESIRRGHDDLGDHYLDCGDLSNALKCYSRARDYCTSAKHVINMCLNVIKVSVYLQNWSHVLSYVSKAESTPEIAEQRGERDSQTQGILTKLKCAAGLAELAARKYKQAAKCFLLASFDHCDFPELLSPSNVAIYGGLCALATFDRQELQRNVISSSSFKLFLELEPQVRDIIFKFYESKYASCLKMLDEMKDNLLLDMYLAPHVRTLYTQIRNRALIQYFSPYVSADMHKMAAAFNTTVAALEDELTQLILEGLINARIDSHSKILYARDVDQRSTTFEKSLLMGKEFQRRAKAMILRAAVLRNQIHVKSPPREGSQGELTPANSQSRMSTNM from the exons ATGCCGGGCAGCCCTGCGCCCAGCTCGGCCTCCTCGTCGGCCTCCGACCTGCGGCCTGGCACGGCCGGGGACTGCAGCCTGAGCGTCAGCCTGTCGGCCTGCACGCTGCTCTCCGAG GGGGCTGTGGAGCCCATGCAGATTGATGTGGACCCCCAGGAGGATCCCCAGAATGCGCCTGATGTCAACTACGTGGTGGAGAACCCCACCCTG GATCTGGAGCAGTATGCAGCCAGCTACAGTGGGCTGATGCGCATTGAACGGCTGCAGTTCATTGCTGACCACTGCCCCCCACTGCGGGTGGAAGCCCTGAAGATGGCCCTTTCCTTCGTGCAGAGGACCTTCAATGTGGATATGTATGAGGAGATACATCGGAAGCTCTCGGAGGCCACCAG GGAGCTGCAGAATGCCCCCGATGCCATCCCTGAGAGTGGTGTGGAGCCCCCACCTCTGGACACAGCCTGGGTGGAGGCCACTCGGAAGAAGGCCTTGCTGAAGCTAGAGAAGTTGGACACAGACCTGAAGAACTACAAGGGCAACTCCATCAAGGAGAGCATCAG GCGCGGCCACGATGATCTGGGTGACCACTACCTTGACTGTGGGGACCTCAGCAATGCCCTCAAGTGTTACTCCCGCGCCCGAGACTACTGTACGAGTGCCAAGCATGTCATCAATATGTGCCTCAACGTCATCAAG GTCAGTGTCTACTTGCAGAATTGGTCTCATGTGCTGAGCTATGTCAGCAAGGCTGAGTCTACCCCAGAGATTGCTGAG CAGCGTGGAGAGCGGGACAGCCAGACCCAAGGCATCCTCACCAAGCTCAAGTGTGCTGCAG GCTTGGCCGAGCTGGCTGCACGCAAATACAAGCAGGCTGCCAAGTGCTTCCTGTTGGCCTCATTCGATCACTGCGACTTCCCCGAG CTACTTTCCCCCAGCAATGTGGCCATCTATGGAGGTCTGTGCGCTTTGGCCACATTTGACCGGCAGGAACTGCAGCGCAATGTCATCTCCAGCAG CTCCTTCAAGTTATTCCTGGAGCTGGAGCCACAGGTCCGAGACATCATCTTTAAATTCTATGAGTCCAAATACGCTTCATGCCTGAAGATGCTGGATGAAATGAAG GACAACCTGCTTTTGGATATGTACCTCGCTCCCCACGTCAGAACTCTGTACACCCAGATCCGCAATCGTGCGCTCATCCAG TACTTCAGCCCTTATGTGTCAGCTGACATGCACAAGATGGCCGCAGCCTTCAACACCACAGTGGCAGCACTGGAGGATGAGCTCACACAGCTCATTCTGGAAGGACTCATTAACGCCCGCATCGACTCGCATAGCAAG ATCCTGTATGCTCGGGATGTGGATCAGCGCAGTACCACCTTTGAGAAGTCTTTGCTGATGGGGAAGGAGTTCCAGCGACGCGCCAAGGCCATGATCCTGAGGGCAGCTGTGCTGCGCAACCAGATCCATGTCAAG TCCCCTCCCAGAGAAGGGAGCCAGGGGGAGCTGACTCCGGCCAACAGCCAGTCCCGGATGAGCACCAACATGTGA
- the Gps1 gene encoding COP9 signalosome complex subunit 1 isoform X8, whose translation MPGSPAPSSASSSASDLRPGTAGDCSLSVSLSACTLLSEGAVEPMQIDVDPQEDPQNAPDVNYVVENPTLDLEQYAASYSGLMRIERLQFIADHCPPLRVEALKMALSFVQRTFNVDMYEEIHRKLSEATRELQNAPDAIPESGVEPPPLDTAWVEATRKKALLKLEKLDTDLKNYKGNSIKESIRRGHDDLGDHYLDCGDLSNALKCYSRARDYCTSAKHVINMCLNVIKVSVYLQNWSHVLSYVSKAESTPEIAERGERDSQTQGILTKLKCAAGLAELAARKYKQAAKCFLLASFDHCDFPELLSPSNVAIYGGLCALATFDRQELQRNVISSSSFKLFLELEPQVRDIIFKFYESKYASCLKMLDEMKDNLLLDMYLAPHVRTLYTQIRNRALIQYFSPYVSADMHKMAAAFNTTVAALEDELTQLILEGLINARIDSHSKILYARDVDQRSTTFEKSLLMGKEFQRRAKAMILRAAVLRNQIHVKSPPREGSQGELTPANSQSRMSTNM comes from the exons ATGCCGGGCAGCCCTGCGCCCAGCTCGGCCTCCTCGTCGGCCTCCGACCTGCGGCCTGGCACGGCCGGGGACTGCAGCCTGAGCGTCAGCCTGTCGGCCTGCACGCTGCTCTCCGAG GGGGCTGTGGAGCCCATGCAGATTGATGTGGACCCCCAGGAGGATCCCCAGAATGCGCCTGATGTCAACTACGTGGTGGAGAACCCCACCCTG GATCTGGAGCAGTATGCAGCCAGCTACAGTGGGCTGATGCGCATTGAACGGCTGCAGTTCATTGCTGACCACTGCCCCCCACTGCGGGTGGAAGCCCTGAAGATGGCCCTTTCCTTCGTGCAGAGGACCTTCAATGTGGATATGTATGAGGAGATACATCGGAAGCTCTCGGAGGCCACCAG GGAGCTGCAGAATGCCCCCGATGCCATCCCTGAGAGTGGTGTGGAGCCCCCACCTCTGGACACAGCCTGGGTGGAGGCCACTCGGAAGAAGGCCTTGCTGAAGCTAGAGAAGTTGGACACAGACCTGAAGAACTACAAGGGCAACTCCATCAAGGAGAGCATCAG GCGCGGCCACGATGATCTGGGTGACCACTACCTTGACTGTGGGGACCTCAGCAATGCCCTCAAGTGTTACTCCCGCGCCCGAGACTACTGTACGAGTGCCAAGCATGTCATCAATATGTGCCTCAACGTCATCAAG GTCAGTGTCTACTTGCAGAATTGGTCTCATGTGCTGAGCTATGTCAGCAAGGCTGAGTCTACCCCAGAGATTGCTGAG CGTGGAGAGCGGGACAGCCAGACCCAAGGCATCCTCACCAAGCTCAAGTGTGCTGCAG GCTTGGCCGAGCTGGCTGCACGCAAATACAAGCAGGCTGCCAAGTGCTTCCTGTTGGCCTCATTCGATCACTGCGACTTCCCCGAG CTACTTTCCCCCAGCAATGTGGCCATCTATGGAGGTCTGTGCGCTTTGGCCACATTTGACCGGCAGGAACTGCAGCGCAATGTCATCTCCAGCAG CTCCTTCAAGTTATTCCTGGAGCTGGAGCCACAGGTCCGAGACATCATCTTTAAATTCTATGAGTCCAAATACGCTTCATGCCTGAAGATGCTGGATGAAATGAAG GACAACCTGCTTTTGGATATGTACCTCGCTCCCCACGTCAGAACTCTGTACACCCAGATCCGCAATCGTGCGCTCATCCAG TACTTCAGCCCTTATGTGTCAGCTGACATGCACAAGATGGCCGCAGCCTTCAACACCACAGTGGCAGCACTGGAGGATGAGCTCACACAGCTCATTCTGGAAGGACTCATTAACGCCCGCATCGACTCGCATAGCAAG ATCCTGTATGCTCGGGATGTGGATCAGCGCAGTACCACCTTTGAGAAGTCTTTGCTGATGGGGAAGGAGTTCCAGCGACGCGCCAAGGCCATGATCCTGAGGGCAGCTGTGCTGCGCAACCAGATCCATGTCAAG TCCCCTCCCAGAGAAGGGAGCCAGGGGGAGCTGACTCCGGCCAACAGCCAGTCCCGGATGAGCACCAACATGTGA
- the Gps1 gene encoding COP9 signalosome complex subunit 1 isoform X9, with amino-acid sequence MPGSPAPSSASSSASDLRPGTAGDCSLSVSLSACTLLSEGAVEPMQIDVDPQEDPQNAPDVNYVVENPTLDLEQYAASYSGLMRIERLQFIADHCPPLRVEALKMALSFVQRTFNVDMYEEIHRKLSEATRSSLRELQNAPDAIPESGVEPPPLDTAWVEATRKKALLKLEKLDTDLKNYKGNSIKESIRRGHDDLGDHYLDCGDLSNALKCYSRARDYCTSAKHVINMCLNVIKVSVYLQNWSHVLSYVSKAESTPEIAERGERDSQTQGILTKLKCAAGLAELAARKYKQAAKCFLLASFDHCDFPELLSPSNVAIYGGLCALATFDRQELQRNVISSSSFKLFLELEPQVRDIIFKFYESKYASCLKMLDEMKDNLLLDMYLAPHVRTLYTQIRNRALIQYFSPYVSADMHKMAAAFNTTVAALEDELTQLILEGLINARIDSHSKILYARDVDQRSTTFEKSLLMGKEFQRRAKAMILRAAVLRNQIHVKSPPREGSQGELTPANSQSRMSTNM; translated from the exons ATGCCGGGCAGCCCTGCGCCCAGCTCGGCCTCCTCGTCGGCCTCCGACCTGCGGCCTGGCACGGCCGGGGACTGCAGCCTGAGCGTCAGCCTGTCGGCCTGCACGCTGCTCTCCGAG GGGGCTGTGGAGCCCATGCAGATTGATGTGGACCCCCAGGAGGATCCCCAGAATGCGCCTGATGTCAACTACGTGGTGGAGAACCCCACCCTG GATCTGGAGCAGTATGCAGCCAGCTACAGTGGGCTGATGCGCATTGAACGGCTGCAGTTCATTGCTGACCACTGCCCCCCACTGCGGGTGGAAGCCCTGAAGATGGCCCTTTCCTTCGTGCAGAGGACCTTCAATGTGGATATGTATGAGGAGATACATCGGAAGCTCTCGGAGGCCACCAG GTCCTCCCTCAGGGAGCTGCAGAATGCCCCCGATGCCATCCCTGAGAGTGGTGTGGAGCCCCCACCTCTGGACACAGCCTGGGTGGAGGCCACTCGGAAGAAGGCCTTGCTGAAGCTAGAGAAGTTGGACACAGACCTGAAGAACTACAAGGGCAACTCCATCAAGGAGAGCATCAG GCGCGGCCACGATGATCTGGGTGACCACTACCTTGACTGTGGGGACCTCAGCAATGCCCTCAAGTGTTACTCCCGCGCCCGAGACTACTGTACGAGTGCCAAGCATGTCATCAATATGTGCCTCAACGTCATCAAG GTCAGTGTCTACTTGCAGAATTGGTCTCATGTGCTGAGCTATGTCAGCAAGGCTGAGTCTACCCCAGAGATTGCTGAG CGTGGAGAGCGGGACAGCCAGACCCAAGGCATCCTCACCAAGCTCAAGTGTGCTGCAG GCTTGGCCGAGCTGGCTGCACGCAAATACAAGCAGGCTGCCAAGTGCTTCCTGTTGGCCTCATTCGATCACTGCGACTTCCCCGAG CTACTTTCCCCCAGCAATGTGGCCATCTATGGAGGTCTGTGCGCTTTGGCCACATTTGACCGGCAGGAACTGCAGCGCAATGTCATCTCCAGCAG CTCCTTCAAGTTATTCCTGGAGCTGGAGCCACAGGTCCGAGACATCATCTTTAAATTCTATGAGTCCAAATACGCTTCATGCCTGAAGATGCTGGATGAAATGAAG GACAACCTGCTTTTGGATATGTACCTCGCTCCCCACGTCAGAACTCTGTACACCCAGATCCGCAATCGTGCGCTCATCCAG TACTTCAGCCCTTATGTGTCAGCTGACATGCACAAGATGGCCGCAGCCTTCAACACCACAGTGGCAGCACTGGAGGATGAGCTCACACAGCTCATTCTGGAAGGACTCATTAACGCCCGCATCGACTCGCATAGCAAG ATCCTGTATGCTCGGGATGTGGATCAGCGCAGTACCACCTTTGAGAAGTCTTTGCTGATGGGGAAGGAGTTCCAGCGACGCGCCAAGGCCATGATCCTGAGGGCAGCTGTGCTGCGCAACCAGATCCATGTCAAG TCCCCTCCCAGAGAAGGGAGCCAGGGGGAGCTGACTCCGGCCAACAGCCAGTCCCGGATGAGCACCAACATGTGA
- the Gps1 gene encoding COP9 signalosome complex subunit 1 isoform X6: MPGSPAPSSASSSASDLRPGTAGDCSLSVSLSACTLLSEGAVEPMQIDVDPQEDPQNAPDVNYVVENPTLDLEQYAASYSGLMRIERLQFIADHCPPLRVEALKMALSFVQRTFNVDMYEEIHRKLSEATRSSLRELQNAPDAIPESGVEPPPLDTAWVEATRKKALLKLEKLDTDLKNYKGNSIKESIRRGHDDLGDHYLDCGDLSNALKCYSRARDYCTSAKHVINMCLNVIKVSVYLQNWSHVLSYVSKAESTPEIAEQRGERDSQTQGILTKLKCAAGLAELAARKYKQAAKCFLLASFDHCDFPELLSPSNVAIYGGLCALATFDRQELQRNVISSSSFKLFLELEPQVRDIIFKFYESKYASCLKMLDEMKDNLLLDMYLAPHVRTLYTQIRNRALIQYFSPYVSADMHKMAAAFNTTVAALEDELTQLILEGLINARIDSHSKILYARDVDQRSTTFEKSLLMGKEFQRRAKAMILRAAVLRNQIHVKSPPREGSQGELTPANSQSRMSTNM, from the exons ATGCCGGGCAGCCCTGCGCCCAGCTCGGCCTCCTCGTCGGCCTCCGACCTGCGGCCTGGCACGGCCGGGGACTGCAGCCTGAGCGTCAGCCTGTCGGCCTGCACGCTGCTCTCCGAG GGGGCTGTGGAGCCCATGCAGATTGATGTGGACCCCCAGGAGGATCCCCAGAATGCGCCTGATGTCAACTACGTGGTGGAGAACCCCACCCTG GATCTGGAGCAGTATGCAGCCAGCTACAGTGGGCTGATGCGCATTGAACGGCTGCAGTTCATTGCTGACCACTGCCCCCCACTGCGGGTGGAAGCCCTGAAGATGGCCCTTTCCTTCGTGCAGAGGACCTTCAATGTGGATATGTATGAGGAGATACATCGGAAGCTCTCGGAGGCCACCAG GTCCTCCCTCAGGGAGCTGCAGAATGCCCCCGATGCCATCCCTGAGAGTGGTGTGGAGCCCCCACCTCTGGACACAGCCTGGGTGGAGGCCACTCGGAAGAAGGCCTTGCTGAAGCTAGAGAAGTTGGACACAGACCTGAAGAACTACAAGGGCAACTCCATCAAGGAGAGCATCAG GCGCGGCCACGATGATCTGGGTGACCACTACCTTGACTGTGGGGACCTCAGCAATGCCCTCAAGTGTTACTCCCGCGCCCGAGACTACTGTACGAGTGCCAAGCATGTCATCAATATGTGCCTCAACGTCATCAAG GTCAGTGTCTACTTGCAGAATTGGTCTCATGTGCTGAGCTATGTCAGCAAGGCTGAGTCTACCCCAGAGATTGCTGAG CAGCGTGGAGAGCGGGACAGCCAGACCCAAGGCATCCTCACCAAGCTCAAGTGTGCTGCAG GCTTGGCCGAGCTGGCTGCACGCAAATACAAGCAGGCTGCCAAGTGCTTCCTGTTGGCCTCATTCGATCACTGCGACTTCCCCGAG CTACTTTCCCCCAGCAATGTGGCCATCTATGGAGGTCTGTGCGCTTTGGCCACATTTGACCGGCAGGAACTGCAGCGCAATGTCATCTCCAGCAG CTCCTTCAAGTTATTCCTGGAGCTGGAGCCACAGGTCCGAGACATCATCTTTAAATTCTATGAGTCCAAATACGCTTCATGCCTGAAGATGCTGGATGAAATGAAG GACAACCTGCTTTTGGATATGTACCTCGCTCCCCACGTCAGAACTCTGTACACCCAGATCCGCAATCGTGCGCTCATCCAG TACTTCAGCCCTTATGTGTCAGCTGACATGCACAAGATGGCCGCAGCCTTCAACACCACAGTGGCAGCACTGGAGGATGAGCTCACACAGCTCATTCTGGAAGGACTCATTAACGCCCGCATCGACTCGCATAGCAAG ATCCTGTATGCTCGGGATGTGGATCAGCGCAGTACCACCTTTGAGAAGTCTTTGCTGATGGGGAAGGAGTTCCAGCGACGCGCCAAGGCCATGATCCTGAGGGCAGCTGTGCTGCGCAACCAGATCCATGTCAAG TCCCCTCCCAGAGAAGGGAGCCAGGGGGAGCTGACTCCGGCCAACAGCCAGTCCCGGATGAGCACCAACATGTGA
- the Gps1 gene encoding COP9 signalosome complex subunit 1 isoform X4, with amino-acid sequence MPLPVQVFNLQGAVEPMQIDVDPQEDPQNAPDVNYVVENPTLDLEQYAASYSGLMRIERLQFIADHCPPLRVEALKMALSFVQRTFNVDMYEEIHRKLSEATRELQNAPDAIPESGVEPPPLDTAWVEATRKKALLKLEKLDTDLKNYKGNSIKESIRRGHDDLGDHYLDCGDLSNALKCYSRARDYCTSAKHVINMCLNVIKVSVYLQNWSHVLSYVSKAESTPEIAERGERDSQTQGILTKLKCAAGLAELAARKYKQAAKCFLLASFDHCDFPELLSPSNVAIYGGLCALATFDRQELQRNVISSSSFKLFLELEPQVRDIIFKFYESKYASCLKMLDEMKDNLLLDMYLAPHVRTLYTQIRNRALIQYFSPYVSADMHKMAAAFNTTVAALEDELTQLILEGLINARIDSHSKILYARDVDQRSTTFEKSLLMGKEFQRRAKAMILRAAVLRNQIHVKSPPREGSQGELTPANSQSRMSTNM; translated from the exons ATGCCGCTGCCGGTTCAGGTGTTTAACCTGCAG GGGGCTGTGGAGCCCATGCAGATTGATGTGGACCCCCAGGAGGATCCCCAGAATGCGCCTGATGTCAACTACGTGGTGGAGAACCCCACCCTG GATCTGGAGCAGTATGCAGCCAGCTACAGTGGGCTGATGCGCATTGAACGGCTGCAGTTCATTGCTGACCACTGCCCCCCACTGCGGGTGGAAGCCCTGAAGATGGCCCTTTCCTTCGTGCAGAGGACCTTCAATGTGGATATGTATGAGGAGATACATCGGAAGCTCTCGGAGGCCACCAG GGAGCTGCAGAATGCCCCCGATGCCATCCCTGAGAGTGGTGTGGAGCCCCCACCTCTGGACACAGCCTGGGTGGAGGCCACTCGGAAGAAGGCCTTGCTGAAGCTAGAGAAGTTGGACACAGACCTGAAGAACTACAAGGGCAACTCCATCAAGGAGAGCATCAG GCGCGGCCACGATGATCTGGGTGACCACTACCTTGACTGTGGGGACCTCAGCAATGCCCTCAAGTGTTACTCCCGCGCCCGAGACTACTGTACGAGTGCCAAGCATGTCATCAATATGTGCCTCAACGTCATCAAG GTCAGTGTCTACTTGCAGAATTGGTCTCATGTGCTGAGCTATGTCAGCAAGGCTGAGTCTACCCCAGAGATTGCTGAG CGTGGAGAGCGGGACAGCCAGACCCAAGGCATCCTCACCAAGCTCAAGTGTGCTGCAG GCTTGGCCGAGCTGGCTGCACGCAAATACAAGCAGGCTGCCAAGTGCTTCCTGTTGGCCTCATTCGATCACTGCGACTTCCCCGAG CTACTTTCCCCCAGCAATGTGGCCATCTATGGAGGTCTGTGCGCTTTGGCCACATTTGACCGGCAGGAACTGCAGCGCAATGTCATCTCCAGCAG CTCCTTCAAGTTATTCCTGGAGCTGGAGCCACAGGTCCGAGACATCATCTTTAAATTCTATGAGTCCAAATACGCTTCATGCCTGAAGATGCTGGATGAAATGAAG GACAACCTGCTTTTGGATATGTACCTCGCTCCCCACGTCAGAACTCTGTACACCCAGATCCGCAATCGTGCGCTCATCCAG TACTTCAGCCCTTATGTGTCAGCTGACATGCACAAGATGGCCGCAGCCTTCAACACCACAGTGGCAGCACTGGAGGATGAGCTCACACAGCTCATTCTGGAAGGACTCATTAACGCCCGCATCGACTCGCATAGCAAG ATCCTGTATGCTCGGGATGTGGATCAGCGCAGTACCACCTTTGAGAAGTCTTTGCTGATGGGGAAGGAGTTCCAGCGACGCGCCAAGGCCATGATCCTGAGGGCAGCTGTGCTGCGCAACCAGATCCATGTCAAG TCCCCTCCCAGAGAAGGGAGCCAGGGGGAGCTGACTCCGGCCAACAGCCAGTCCCGGATGAGCACCAACATGTGA